A section of the Campylobacter lanienae NCTC 13004 genome encodes:
- a CDS encoding ACT domain-containing protein gives MRKLFKAFYIDEIFDFSQSGILFEILRPLKEECISVLVVSAYERDYIFVNKNDFDKVKKIFGL, from the coding sequence ATACGCAAATTATTCAAAGCATTTTATATAGATGAAATTTTTGATTTTTCACAAAGCGGAATTCTGTTTGAGATATTAAGACCTCTCAAAGAAGAATGTATAAGCGTATTAGTTGTATCAGCTTACGAAAGAGATTATATTTTTGTTAATAAAAATGATTTTGATAAAGTAAAGAAAATTTTTGGATTATAG
- a CDS encoding LysE/ArgO family amino acid transporter, whose product MQNFIFLKGFFLSLSLIMAIGAQNAFVLRQGIAKNNVFYVCLVCFLCDFVLILAGIFGVGEVIAKNVIVNVLITVLGILFVSYYAITALISAFSTKNSVIFEIEHSNFSIKKTIILTLCITLLNQHVYLDTVFVVGASALTFDMKEKIIFALGSLSASFIWFFSLGFGAKKFSHFLSKPIINKIIDIFIAIIMFFVVFTLVKFLLKILEI is encoded by the coding sequence ATGCAAAATTTTATTTTTTTAAAAGGATTCTTTTTATCGCTTTCGCTTATTATGGCAATTGGAGCTCAAAACGCTTTTGTTTTGCGACAAGGTATAGCTAAAAATAATGTATTTTATGTTTGCCTTGTATGTTTTTTATGTGATTTTGTATTGATATTAGCTGGAATTTTCGGCGTTGGTGAAGTTATAGCAAAAAATGTGATAGTAAATGTATTAATCACAGTTCTTGGAATTTTATTTGTTAGTTATTATGCTATAACAGCATTAATTTCAGCATTTTCTACCAAAAATAGTGTAATATTTGAGATAGAACATTCAAATTTTTCTATTAAAAAAACTATTATTTTAACCCTTTGTATTACGCTTTTAAACCAACATGTTTATTTAGATACTGTTTTTGTGGTTGGAGCTTCAGCGCTAACATTTGATATGAAAGAGAAGATAATTTTTGCACTTGGTAGTCTTTCTGCTTCGTTTATTTGGTTTTTTTCATTAGGCTTTGGTGCTAAAAAATTTAGTCACTTCTTATCAAAACCGATAATTAACAAGATTATAGATATATTTATTGCTATTATTATGTTTTTTGTTGTTTTTACTCTAGTAAAATTTCTTTTAAAAATATTAGAAATTTAA